From Nguyenibacter vanlangensis, one genomic window encodes:
- a CDS encoding sulfurtransferase, which produces MHPLISPAELLARLDAPDLVTLDATMALPGEDFDPAQRFRQAHIPGARAFDIELFSDPDATLPHMIPSQSRFGELARALGLSDTSHIVFYDQGNAASAARAWWLAGLFGADRVQVLDGGLPAWQRAGGPVGQGAPATPSPGTFRPAPRFARVRGLGDMRHIVAGRGALILDARAAGRFAGTTPEPRPGVASGHMPGARNLPYGTLLDADKAFLPVPELRARFAAAGVTDDRPVVTSCGSGVSAAVLSLGLALCGREGDALYDGSWAEWGTTPGAPIETGAETGTETRAA; this is translated from the coding sequence ATGCATCCTCTGATTTCGCCGGCCGAACTGCTCGCCCGCCTCGACGCGCCCGATCTCGTCACGCTCGACGCCACGATGGCGCTCCCGGGCGAGGATTTCGACCCGGCACAGCGATTCCGGCAGGCGCACATCCCCGGCGCGCGCGCTTTTGATATCGAACTCTTCTCCGATCCCGACGCCACGCTGCCGCACATGATCCCGAGCCAGTCCCGATTCGGCGAACTGGCCCGCGCGCTCGGCCTGTCCGACACGTCCCACATCGTCTTCTACGACCAGGGCAACGCCGCCTCCGCCGCCCGGGCCTGGTGGCTGGCCGGCCTGTTCGGCGCCGATCGGGTCCAGGTGCTCGATGGCGGCCTGCCGGCCTGGCAGCGGGCCGGCGGCCCGGTGGGGCAGGGGGCGCCCGCCACGCCGTCCCCCGGCACCTTCCGCCCCGCGCCGCGCTTCGCGCGCGTCCGCGGCCTGGGTGACATGCGCCATATCGTCGCCGGTCGCGGCGCGCTGATCCTCGACGCCCGCGCCGCCGGCCGCTTCGCCGGCACCACGCCGGAACCGCGCCCCGGGGTCGCCTCGGGCCACATGCCCGGCGCGCGCAACCTGCCTTACGGCACGCTGCTCGATGCCGACAAGGCGTTCCTGCCCGTCCCCGAACTGCGCGCGCGCTTCGCCGCCGCCGGCGTCACCGACGACCGGCCCGTCGTCACCAGTTGCGGCTCGGGCGTCTCCGCCGCCGTACTGTCGCTCGGCCTGGCCCTCTGCGGGCGCGAAGGCGACGCGCTCTATGACGGATCCTGGGCCGAATGGGGCACCACGCCGGGCGCCCCGATCGAGACGGGCGCCGAGACGGGTACCGAGACCCGGGCGGCATGA
- a CDS encoding AI-2E family transporter translates to MAERIMMGLLLGGVAFGCGAILYPFLSALLWAAILTFSTWPVFARLRRRSGPVIAAIGMTVLTALVVALPLAVVVSTSIADLPGTIEGLIGTLARSIQLPPPPAWLARIPHVGPDLVDLWSQWSTDLGHAERFIRPYAGSIAQSMLSGLMHVASGLVNLGMALFIAFFFWLGGDALGATFCALIRRIAGAYAERILSIVGRTIRGTVYGILGTAIVQGILTGLGFAVTGLPEPVLFGVMTACVAVLPIGAPLIWIPGALVLIVSHHMGWGIFLLVYGVLVISGADHVIRPMFISRGAQLPYLLTVLGVLGGVWTFGGLGIFLGPVLLGVGYTLTAEFAADGQAPAGDTGSIEENFIES, encoded by the coding sequence ATGGCCGAGCGCATCATGATGGGGCTGTTGCTGGGAGGCGTGGCCTTCGGCTGCGGTGCCATCCTCTATCCGTTCCTGTCGGCCCTGCTGTGGGCGGCGATCCTGACCTTTTCGACCTGGCCGGTCTTCGCCCGGCTGCGGCGCCGGTCCGGCCCGGTGATCGCCGCGATCGGCATGACCGTGCTGACGGCGCTGGTCGTCGCCCTGCCGCTGGCGGTGGTGGTGAGCACCAGCATCGCCGACCTGCCCGGCACGATCGAGGGGCTGATCGGCACCCTGGCGCGGTCGATCCAGCTTCCGCCCCCGCCGGCCTGGCTGGCGCGCATTCCGCATGTCGGGCCTGACCTGGTGGATCTGTGGTCCCAGTGGAGCACGGACCTGGGCCATGCCGAGCGGTTCATCCGCCCCTATGCCGGCAGCATCGCGCAGTCGATGCTGTCCGGGCTGATGCATGTCGCCAGCGGGCTGGTCAATCTGGGCATGGCGCTGTTCATCGCGTTCTTCTTCTGGCTGGGGGGCGATGCGCTGGGCGCGACCTTCTGCGCGCTGATCCGGCGCATTGCCGGAGCCTATGCCGAGCGGATCCTGAGCATCGTCGGCCGCACCATCCGCGGCACCGTCTACGGCATCCTGGGCACCGCGATCGTGCAGGGTATCCTGACCGGGCTGGGATTCGCGGTGACCGGGCTGCCCGAGCCGGTGCTGTTCGGCGTCATGACCGCGTGCGTGGCGGTGCTGCCGATCGGCGCGCCGCTGATCTGGATACCGGGGGCGCTGGTGCTGATCGTGTCGCACCATATGGGGTGGGGGATCTTCCTGCTGGTCTATGGGGTGCTGGTGATTTCCGGCGCCGACCACGTCATCCGGCCGATGTTCATCTCGCGCGGGGCGCAACTGCCCTATCTGCTGACGGTGCTGGGGGTGCTGGGCGGGGTGTGGACCTTTGGCGGGCTGGGGATTTTCCTTGGTCCGGTCCTGTTGGGGGTGGGCTATACCCTGACGGCGGAATTCGCGGCCGACGGCCAGGCGCCCGCCGGGGACACGGGGTCGATAGAGGAGAATTTCATCGAGTCATGA
- a CDS encoding endonuclease/exonuclease/phosphatase family protein, producing MSALPGHTSHGTERKIVSWNLLRLVGATPRDVAQLVAEERPDLLLMQEATADFDALPRLIGGHYARSPLPGRIHGVACWSPAPFRRHPVACTLPSGPLVRRVAQMIECSTFGFTVANVHLSHGQIMNRRQLRRLGEILPAHAAVLGDFNLVGPTLMPHFHDVGPRAPTHRMVDMLPIRIDRCMVRGLTCREARVLENYASDHRPITVRLERSSSHR from the coding sequence ATGTCCGCCCTTCCTGGGCACACGTCTCATGGCACCGAGCGCAAGATCGTGAGCTGGAACCTGCTGCGCCTGGTCGGCGCCACGCCGCGCGACGTCGCGCAACTGGTCGCGGAGGAACGGCCCGACCTGCTGCTGATGCAGGAGGCGACGGCGGATTTCGATGCGCTGCCGCGCCTGATCGGCGGCCATTATGCGCGCAGCCCCCTGCCCGGCCGGATTCATGGCGTGGCATGCTGGAGCCCTGCCCCGTTCCGCCGCCACCCGGTCGCCTGCACCCTGCCCTCGGGCCCGCTGGTGCGCCGGGTGGCGCAGATGATCGAGTGCTCGACCTTCGGCTTTACGGTCGCGAACGTGCATCTGTCGCACGGCCAGATCATGAACCGGCGGCAATTGCGTCGGCTGGGCGAGATTCTGCCGGCCCATGCGGCGGTGCTGGGGGATTTCAACCTGGTGGGGCCGACCCTGATGCCGCATTTCCACGATGTGGGGCCGCGCGCGCCGACCCACCGGATGGTCGACATGCTGCCGATCCGCATCGATCGCTGCATGGTGCGGGGCCTGACCTGCCGGGAGGCGCGGGTGCTGGAGAACTACGCGTCGGACCATCGGCCGATCACCGTGCGGCTGGAACGGTCGAGTAGTCACAGATAG